One part of the Desulfonema ishimotonii genome encodes these proteins:
- a CDS encoding LPS-assembly protein LptD yields MPHLMLLTAVVFSMLLWPLAAMSASVEEVFADDPGLPWEIKADDVEYDMENEVYVARDGVIISRGANRLSADFVRFDYRNMKASAEGHVVMTTGEDVLTGTRIDIDLGDETGTVHNGQIFIKENHFYIRGDRIEKVGRAEYMAYKASVTSCDGEKPDWKITGRNLNVTVEGYGTARHAALWFGPVPVIYTPFFIFPVKQKRQSGLLTPGFGTSDRRGEEYLQPFYWSVSDHADATFYNHYMTERGNKMGLEFRYVLDENSRGVLMYDFLDDKKVDDGTGDSSKNWGYTDDDELRPNEDRYWFRMKADQALPAGFTSRLDLDIVSDQDYLKEFKSGHSGFDTTKSAFERRFNREIDDYTDPIRANSLTVSQIRSAYSFNAQVLWYDNVVSRRWKDEDTTLSQLPFITLSTAKQSLGKTPLYWNLDTGYSYFYREDGERNQRIDINPRLYLPHRFGNHFFMEPSLGLRQTLWHVDRFGADDEEEDRNRHREMADFKLDLYTHLNRVYTLSADGGVLPDQVRHGLRPQLIYEYMPDQDQDDYPFADALDRIERKNRVTFSLVNTLTSKTRKAVTEGVKESPEDIYRQFCRFEVRQSYEFDSYDADETLAEYTLSDRTTPETGKHLSPLYGELSLTPSDFFSIEADAEWSHLDGDFRSRNVALSVWDRRGDSAFVEHRYTDELTESLYTSVTLKLSSRISAYGEYERNLLDDEDLKTGFGVWYTARCWSLNMTYTKEEEDRSYGFMINLNGLGGIGTN; encoded by the coding sequence ATGCCGCATCTGATGCTACTGACCGCAGTTGTGTTCAGTATGCTCTTATGGCCTCTGGCAGCCATGTCCGCATCTGTTGAAGAGGTGTTTGCGGATGATCCCGGCCTCCCGTGGGAGATCAAAGCCGATGATGTGGAATATGATATGGAGAACGAGGTCTACGTGGCCCGGGACGGGGTGATCATCAGCCGGGGGGCAAACAGGCTTTCCGCCGACTTTGTCCGTTTTGACTACCGGAACATGAAGGCCTCGGCAGAGGGGCATGTGGTGATGACCACAGGTGAGGATGTCCTCACCGGAACCCGCATTGATATTGATCTGGGCGACGAGACCGGAACCGTACACAACGGGCAGATTTTTATTAAGGAAAATCATTTCTATATCAGAGGCGACAGGATCGAAAAGGTCGGCAGGGCCGAGTATATGGCCTATAAGGCGAGTGTGACGAGCTGTGACGGGGAGAAGCCGGACTGGAAGATAACCGGACGAAACCTGAATGTGACCGTGGAAGGGTATGGCACGGCCCGTCATGCTGCCCTGTGGTTCGGACCGGTTCCCGTGATTTACACCCCTTTTTTCATCTTCCCGGTCAAGCAGAAGCGTCAGTCCGGCCTGCTGACGCCCGGATTCGGCACCTCGGACCGCCGGGGGGAGGAATACCTTCAGCCGTTCTACTGGTCCGTCAGCGATCATGCGGACGCCACCTTTTACAATCACTATATGACCGAGCGCGGCAACAAGATGGGGCTGGAGTTCCGCTATGTGCTGGATGAAAATTCCAGAGGGGTTCTGATGTACGACTTTCTGGACGACAAAAAGGTTGATGACGGCACCGGCGATTCCAGCAAAAACTGGGGATACACCGATGATGACGAACTCCGGCCCAACGAGGACCGGTACTGGTTCCGGATGAAGGCCGATCAGGCCCTGCCGGCCGGCTTTACCTCCCGTCTCGACCTTGATATCGTCAGCGATCAGGACTACCTCAAAGAGTTCAAATCGGGTCACAGCGGGTTTGACACCACAAAATCGGCCTTTGAACGCCGGTTTAACCGGGAGATCGACGACTATACCGATCCCATCCGCGCCAACAGCCTCACCGTCAGCCAGATCCGGTCCGCGTACAGCTTCAACGCCCAGGTACTCTGGTACGATAATGTGGTCAGCCGGCGGTGGAAGGATGAGGACACCACCCTCAGCCAGTTGCCCTTTATCACGCTCAGCACCGCCAAACAGTCCCTGGGAAAAACCCCCCTCTACTGGAATCTCGATACCGGGTACAGCTATTTTTACCGGGAGGACGGGGAGCGGAATCAGCGGATCGACATTAATCCCCGCCTCTACCTGCCGCACCGTTTCGGGAATCACTTTTTCATGGAGCCGTCTCTGGGACTCCGGCAGACCCTCTGGCATGTGGACCGGTTCGGGGCAGACGACGAGGAGGAGGACCGGAACCGGCACCGGGAGATGGCCGACTTCAAACTGGACCTCTATACCCACCTGAACCGGGTGTACACTCTGAGCGCCGATGGCGGTGTTCTGCCGGACCAGGTCCGGCACGGCCTCCGGCCCCAGCTGATCTACGAATATATGCCGGATCAGGATCAGGACGACTACCCCTTTGCAGACGCGCTGGACCGGATTGAACGGAAAAACCGCGTCACCTTTTCCCTGGTCAACACCCTGACCTCCAAAACCCGGAAAGCCGTTACAGAAGGGGTGAAAGAGAGCCCGGAGGATATCTACCGGCAGTTCTGCCGGTTCGAGGTGCGGCAGAGCTATGAGTTTGATTCCTATGACGCGGATGAGACACTGGCGGAATATACCCTTTCGGACCGCACCACCCCCGAAACGGGGAAGCACCTCTCGCCCCTGTACGGGGAGCTGTCACTGACGCCCTCTGATTTTTTTTCCATTGAGGCAGATGCCGAGTGGTCTCATCTGGATGGGGATTTCCGGTCCCGCAATGTGGCTCTGTCCGTGTGGGACCGGCGCGGTGACAGCGCTTTTGTCGAACACCGCTATACCGATGAACTGACGGAATCCCTGTATACCAGCGTGACGCTGAAACTGTCCTCACGCATCTCCGCATACGGCGAGTATGAGCGGAACCTTCTGGATGATGAAGACCTGAAGACCGGTTTCGGGGTCTGGTACACCGCCCGGTGCTGGTCTCTGAATATGACCTATACCAAAGAGGAAGAGGATCGGTCTTACGGATTTATGATTAACCTGAACGGACTGGGGGGGATCGGGACCAACTGA
- a CDS encoding UpxY family transcription antiterminator: protein MTQDSLIRAWYVLHTRSRFENVVYENLSRKSLETFLPRIRVLSRRKDRKKFIRVPLFPGYIFVRTDLDPNEHLEIVKTVGAVRLIGTNLRPVPVPDEAIESLKIMVASEEGIETGTRFSRGDRVMVVGGPFAGVVGIFSNYKGMSRVIVNIEVLGQFASAEVNEADVEIVPGI from the coding sequence ATGACACAGGACAGCCTGATACGGGCCTGGTATGTGCTGCATACCAGGAGCCGGTTTGAAAATGTGGTGTATGAGAATCTCAGCCGGAAGTCGCTGGAGACCTTTCTGCCCAGAATCCGGGTGCTGAGCAGGCGGAAGGACCGGAAGAAGTTCATCCGGGTGCCGCTGTTCCCGGGCTATATTTTTGTCCGGACCGACCTTGATCCGAATGAACACCTGGAGATCGTGAAGACGGTCGGGGCGGTCCGGCTCATCGGGACGAATCTGAGACCGGTGCCGGTGCCGGACGAGGCCATTGAGTCCCTGAAGATCATGGTGGCCTCGGAGGAGGGGATTGAGACCGGAACGCGCTTCAGCAGGGGAGACCGGGTCATGGTGGTCGGCGGCCCCTTTGCCGGTGTCGTGGGCATTTTTTCCAACTATAAGGGCATGAGCCGGGTGATTGTCAATATTGAGGTGCTGGGACAGTTCGCCAGTGCGGAGGTGAATGAGGCGGATGTTGAAATAGTGCCTGGAATTTAG
- a CDS encoding HU family DNA-binding protein, which yields MNKLELISTLKNEANISKTEAARVVEIFFDSMADALAEGERVEIRGLCSFFVKDYKSYTGRNPKTGDKVTIRPKRLPFFKCGKELKERVDY from the coding sequence ATGAATAAACTGGAACTGATTTCCACCTTGAAAAACGAGGCCAATATTTCCAAAACGGAGGCCGCCAGGGTGGTGGAGATATTTTTTGACAGCATGGCAGACGCCCTGGCAGAGGGCGAACGGGTTGAAATCCGTGGGCTTTGCAGTTTTTTTGTAAAGGATTACAAGAGCTATACCGGTAGAAATCCCAAAACCGGTGACAAAGTGACCATCCGACCCAAACGGCTGCCGTTTTTCAAATGCGGCAAAGAGCTGAAAGAGCGGGTCGATTATTAA
- the holB gene encoding DNA polymerase III subunit delta', with product MSESDLRYLQGQKALNNLSAILCRGKIPHALLFTGIGGIGKCAAALAFAMACNCSRSAERSDLSGLFFSDPCTCRSCQKIRSGNHPDIHRVDPSGPFIKIDQIRDLCHALSMKPYEAEMRVVIITQAQTMNPEAANALLKMLEEPPDRTVLILTATQTSDLLPTIVSRCQTIRFAPIPRQTVVRFFVEQHGIPEADAAVLATLSGGSPERFRSATAIRKYREQIRWRAWLIGICNELILTAGAQRFAGTALAFAERLSGNRETLSDALDLIRIWLRDLVICKYHPDKIINRDLAETVRSVSEKLTVPSLLSKISAIQSAQKGLRSNANPRLTAEVLMLRLTKTDV from the coding sequence GTGTCTGAATCTGATCTCCGGTATCTTCAGGGGCAGAAGGCGCTGAACAATTTATCCGCAATTCTGTGCAGGGGAAAGATCCCCCATGCGCTCCTCTTTACCGGAATCGGGGGCATCGGGAAGTGCGCTGCCGCCCTCGCATTTGCGATGGCCTGCAATTGCAGCCGGAGTGCCGAACGTTCTGATCTGTCGGGCCTGTTCTTTTCAGATCCCTGCACCTGCCGGTCCTGTCAGAAGATCCGGTCGGGAAACCATCCTGATATCCACCGGGTTGATCCGTCAGGACCGTTTATCAAAATCGACCAGATCCGCGATCTCTGTCACGCCCTTTCCATGAAACCCTATGAGGCGGAGATGCGGGTGGTGATTATCACACAGGCCCAGACCATGAACCCGGAGGCGGCCAACGCCCTCCTTAAAATGCTGGAGGAGCCGCCGGACCGGACGGTTCTGATCCTGACCGCCACCCAGACCTCGGACCTGCTTCCGACCATTGTCTCACGATGCCAGACCATCCGGTTTGCCCCGATTCCGCGTCAGACCGTCGTTCGGTTTTTCGTTGAGCAGCACGGGATACCCGAAGCGGATGCTGCCGTGCTGGCCACGTTGTCCGGGGGCAGTCCGGAGCGGTTTCGTTCAGCCACAGCCATCCGGAAATACAGGGAACAGATCCGCTGGCGGGCCTGGCTGATCGGGATTTGTAATGAACTGATCCTGACCGCAGGCGCGCAGCGGTTTGCGGGGACTGCGCTGGCCTTTGCCGAACGGTTATCGGGAAACAGGGAAACGCTCTCGGACGCCCTTGATCTGATCAGGATCTGGCTGAGGGATCTGGTGATCTGCAAGTATCACCCGGATAAGATAATCAACCGCGATCTGGCGGAGACGGTCCGGTCGGTGTCGGAAAAACTGACCGTACCGTCGCTGCTGTCAAAGATCAGCGCGATACAGTCGGCCCAGAAGGGCCTCCGGTCAAACGCCAATCCGCGTCTGACTGCCGAGGTGCTGATGTTGCGGCTGACAAAGACTGACGTATGA